The following are from one region of the Stanieria cyanosphaera PCC 7437 genome:
- a CDS encoding ComEC/Rec2 family competence protein: MNRHSWTIFCLAYLVGLLSTSWLTFSNPEVAGESLFKVGIGLGGLTLISAWIVYRCTSIRLRKSFWLEVFIIAIVAVIYFQVRVPQPSVNDISNQLHKNKSQIVIVSGKVLTEPRLTSDEKAKLWLKTTEIEIEKNSKQEVTGKLYVTLPLLQATSLYPGKNIKIQGVLYKPQSPKNPGAFDFKKYLNYQGSFAGLKGWKIIEEKNQSESIWGWWKIRRRIVRSQVRGLGSPVGQLVSSITLGRKAVDLPEELGNNFIQVGLAHILAASGFHVALLLGLVLRITHHLSGRSQLMIGLIFLFIYICLTGLQPSVIRATLMGTFVLVALANNSQVKPLGSLLLAAIIILLFNPLWIWDLGFQLSFLATFGLIVTAPQLSRYLNWLPPTLATAIAIPLAASIWTLPLLSYVFNTVAVYSLIINILTTPFVTLISLGGMISAGIGLFLPWLGSLLSKIIYYPTIFLIEFTNFFVNLPGITIAIGKIPLIVLIAIYTILILLWLNKRWQNNWYLGLIIVVILLVFPISYRQLNLVKATVLSANQEQIIVIQDRGKIILVNSGEHKTIKYTVLPFLTTQGINQIDYAIAMNSFSDHNGWTEINNKLTIHNFLSNEKNSLETFKKTTKLISSPENITTKNFRIKLLNNQPILLELKTKQQTWLVINPTKTEDNIAIIKYLQENNLAHNQIIIICSGKKIELECLKELKPQIAIITTNEVEESTRQQLNSQHTQLYITGQDGAISWQPQSGFQTTLITETEKNTFL; this comes from the coding sequence ATGAATCGTCACAGTTGGACAATTTTTTGTTTAGCTTATCTAGTAGGTTTACTATCTACAAGTTGGTTGACTTTTTCTAATCCAGAGGTAGCGGGAGAAAGTTTATTTAAAGTTGGAATTGGATTAGGTGGATTGACTTTAATATCTGCTTGGATTGTTTACCGTTGTACTTCTATTCGTTTGAGAAAAAGTTTTTGGTTAGAGGTTTTTATTATTGCTATTGTAGCTGTAATTTATTTTCAAGTTAGAGTGCCTCAACCGAGTGTTAATGATATTAGTAATCAACTTCATAAAAATAAGAGTCAGATAGTAATTGTTTCAGGAAAAGTTTTAACTGAACCAAGATTAACCAGCGATGAAAAAGCTAAGTTATGGTTAAAAACAACTGAAATAGAAATAGAGAAAAATAGTAAGCAAGAAGTTACTGGTAAGTTATATGTAACTTTACCTTTGTTACAAGCAACTAGTCTTTATCCTGGCAAAAATATCAAAATTCAAGGTGTTTTATACAAACCTCAATCTCCTAAAAATCCTGGTGCATTTGATTTTAAAAAATATCTTAATTATCAAGGTTCTTTTGCTGGTTTAAAAGGCTGGAAGATAATTGAAGAAAAAAATCAAAGTGAATCAATTTGGGGTTGGTGGAAAATTAGAAGAAGAATAGTTCGTTCTCAAGTTCGTGGTTTAGGAAGTCCAGTAGGACAGTTGGTTAGCTCAATTACGTTGGGTAGAAAAGCAGTAGATTTACCTGAAGAGTTGGGTAATAATTTTATTCAAGTTGGATTAGCTCATATTTTGGCTGCTTCTGGATTTCATGTCGCTTTATTGTTGGGATTAGTTTTAAGAATAACTCATCATCTTTCAGGGCGATCGCAGTTAATGATAGGATTAATTTTTTTATTTATTTATATTTGTTTAACTGGATTGCAACCTTCAGTAATTCGAGCAACTTTAATGGGAACTTTTGTTTTAGTTGCTTTGGCAAATAATAGTCAAGTTAAACCTTTAGGTTCTTTATTATTAGCAGCAATAATAATTTTATTATTTAATCCTCTTTGGATTTGGGATTTAGGATTTCAACTTAGTTTTTTAGCAACTTTTGGTTTAATTGTTACTGCACCACAACTTTCTCGTTATCTAAATTGGTTACCACCAACTCTGGCTACAGCGATCGCGATTCCTTTGGCTGCCTCAATTTGGACTTTACCTTTATTAAGTTATGTATTTAATACAGTGGCAGTTTATAGTCTAATTATAAATATTTTAACTACTCCTTTTGTGACATTAATTAGTTTAGGAGGAATGATTAGTGCAGGGATCGGTTTATTTCTTCCTTGGCTTGGTAGTTTGCTTTCTAAAATAATTTATTATCCTACTATTTTTTTAATTGAATTTACTAATTTTTTTGTGAACTTACCAGGTATTACAATTGCTATTGGCAAAATTCCTTTAATTGTTTTAATTGCAATTTATACAATATTGATTTTACTTTGGCTTAACAAACGGTGGCAAAATAATTGGTATTTAGGATTAATCATAGTTGTAATTTTACTAGTATTTCCTATTAGCTATCGTCAATTAAATTTAGTTAAAGCTACGGTTTTATCAGCTAACCAAGAACAAATTATTGTAATTCAAGACCGAGGTAAGATAATTTTAGTTAATAGTGGCGAACATAAAACTATAAAATATACAGTTTTACCTTTTTTAACTACTCAAGGAATTAATCAGATTGATTATGCGATCGCTATGAATAGTTTCTCTGATCATAATGGTTGGACTGAGATTAATAACAAATTAACCATTCATAATTTTCTTAGCAACGAAAAAAATTCATTAGAAACTTTTAAAAAAACGACTAAATTAATTTCTTCTCCAGAAAATATTACAACTAAAAATTTTCGGATTAAACTTCTAAACAACCAACCCATTCTATTAGAGTTGAAAACTAAACAGCAGACTTGGCTAGTAATTAATCCAACTAAAACTGAAGATAATATAGCTATAATTAAATATTTACAAGAAAATAATCTCGCTCATAATCAAATAATAATTATTTGTTCTGGTAAGAAAATTGAACTTGAGTGCTTAAAAGAGTTAAAACCCCAAATTGCGATTATAACGACCAATGAAGTAGAAGAATCTACTAGACAACAATTAAACTCTCAACACACTCAACTTTATATTACTGGTCAAGATGGCGCAATTAGTTGGCAACCTCAATCAGGGTTTCAGACAACTTTAATAACTGAAACAGAAAAAAATACTTTTCTTTAG
- a CDS encoding DNA polymerase III subunit, whose protein sequence is MYAIAYILNLSFFFLNISLVIIVLIDAASNNGVDKIRNLIAQSKLVSVSGHYRVFILDEIQMLSRVGQNAFLKTLEEPNPNVLFILATTEPHKLLDTIISRYLHLRFNRLSVVKLTTRLTSIAAEENIQITEMVWFDEWELVRKDIARGEFKVF, encoded by the coding sequence TTGTATGCGATCGCGTATATACTCAATCTGTCGTTCTTTTTCTTGAATATTTCGCTGGTAATCATTGTTTTGATTGATGCAGCGAGTAATAACGGTGTCGATAAAATTCGCAACCTAATCGCCCAATCGAAGTTAGTATCAGTTAGTGGACACTATCGAGTATTCATTCTCGATGAAATTCAAATGCTCAGTCGCGTCGGACAAAATGCTTTTCTCAAAACTCTAGAAGAACCAAATCCTAACGTTCTGTTTATCCTAGCAACCACAGAACCCCACAAACTTCTAGATACTATTATCAGCCGTTATCTGCACTTACGATTCAATCGATTGAGTGTTGTAAAGCTAACCACAAGGTTAACCAGTATTGCTGCGGAAGAAAACATTCAAATTACAGAAATGGTTTGGTTTGATGAATGGGAATTGGTTCGCAAAGATATTGCCAGGGGTGAATTTAAAGTGTTTTAG
- a CDS encoding DUF433 domain-containing protein — protein MAQISVISEHIEITPGVCGGKPRIAGHRIRVQDIVIWHEMMGLSPDEIIYHYPSITLADVYAALAYYYDHLEEIRQNIQESEEFAQELAKKTPSLLQQKLRERNVTKD, from the coding sequence ATGGCTCAAATATCTGTTATTTCAGAACATATTGAAATTACCCCTGGAGTATGTGGAGGTAAGCCTCGCATTGCAGGGCATCGAATTAGAGTGCAAGATATTGTTATCTGGCATGAAATGATGGGACTTTCTCCTGATGAAATTATTTATCACTATCCCAGTATTACCTTGGCAGATGTCTATGCTGCTTTGGCTTACTACTACGACCATTTAGAAGAAATCAGACAAAACATTCAAGAAAGCGAGGAATTTGCTCAAGAGTTAGCCAAAAAAACTCCTTCCCTACTCCAACAAAAATTAAGGGAACGAAATGTCACAAAGGATTAA
- a CDS encoding DUF5615 family PIN-like protein: protein MSQRIKFHLDENVSNAIALGLRRRRIDVTTTNEVGLMGASDEEQLEFALRKGRVIFTQDDDFLRLHHAGITHAGIAYCRQRSRSIGEIINTLTLIWEWVESEEIKNKVEFI, encoded by the coding sequence ATGTCACAAAGGATTAAGTTCCACCTGGATGAAAATGTGAGTAATGCCATTGCATTGGGGTTAAGGCGACGGAGAATTGATGTCACGACAACGAACGAGGTGGGTTTAATGGGTGCATCGGACGAAGAACAACTCGAATTTGCTTTGAGGAAAGGTAGAGTTATTTTTACTCAGGATGATGATTTTCTGCGACTGCATCATGCAGGAATTACTCACGCAGGGATTGCTTATTGTCGTCAAAGAAGTCGCTCCATTGGTGAAATTATTAATACTTTGACTTTAATTTGGGAATGGGTAGAATCAGAGGAAATAAAAAACAAAGTAGAGTTTATTTAA
- a CDS encoding DUF2996 domain-containing protein codes for MAEETNQPEASQPSAEEQKPSPASQEAKLKSEKPAAGAGAAKPKKEKPPAVEDKPFTEFIEQHFNPTLKQALTAQGIDDVELNLSKQSLPIATANEQCWQVSGNWQNGQRQFKIYFLDEDISGPKAFSYATSGGKPSTLESFMIDERKITLDLMVLYTLQRLNGQKWLSRN; via the coding sequence ATGGCAGAGGAAACTAATCAACCAGAGGCATCTCAACCTTCAGCAGAAGAACAAAAACCTTCACCTGCTTCTCAAGAAGCAAAACTCAAATCAGAAAAACCTGCTGCTGGAGCAGGGGCTGCAAAACCTAAAAAAGAAAAACCACCCGCAGTTGAAGATAAACCTTTTACTGAGTTTATTGAACAACATTTTAACCCTACTCTCAAACAAGCTTTAACGGCACAAGGGATTGATGATGTAGAGTTAAACCTTAGCAAGCAAAGCTTACCTATAGCAACTGCCAATGAGCAATGTTGGCAAGTCAGTGGTAACTGGCAAAATGGACAACGGCAATTTAAAATTTATTTTCTTGATGAAGATATTTCGGGACCAAAAGCTTTTTCTTATGCTACGAGTGGAGGCAAACCTAGTACCCTGGAATCTTTTATGATTGACGAGCGGAAGATTACTCTAGATTTAATGGTGTTGTATACGTTGCAACGTTTAAATGGACAAAAGTGGTTGAGTAGAAATTAA
- a CDS encoding creatininase family protein yields the protein MLHSFIPPERYFPYLTWTEIAEMPERENVVIIQPIGAVEQHGPHLPIIVDAAISMGVLGKALHQLDLSIPAYALPCLYYGKSNEHWDFPGTITLSAETLLAVIWEMAESIYRSGFRKLVLMNSHGGQPQIMEIAARDIHQKYPDFAIFPLFTWRVPHLAAELLTPQELEYGIHAGDAETSIMLSLLPEQVKMERAVKEYPAELPETSLLSMEGKLPFAWLTKELTKSGVMGDATVASQAKGDRILASVAQGWVKVIQDIYTFRQPNISS from the coding sequence ATGCTTCACAGTTTTATCCCTCCAGAACGCTATTTTCCCTATCTCACCTGGACAGAAATTGCAGAGATGCCCGAGCGAGAAAACGTGGTAATTATTCAACCAATCGGTGCGGTTGAACAACATGGTCCTCATCTACCAATTATTGTCGATGCTGCAATTAGTATGGGAGTATTAGGTAAAGCTCTTCACCAACTAGATCTAAGTATTCCCGCTTACGCTTTACCTTGTCTTTATTATGGGAAATCTAACGAACATTGGGATTTTCCTGGCACTATTACTCTGAGTGCAGAAACTTTGTTAGCTGTGATTTGGGAAATGGCAGAAAGTATCTATCGTTCTGGATTTAGGAAACTTGTGTTAATGAATTCTCACGGTGGACAACCACAAATTATGGAAATCGCAGCTAGAGATATTCATCAAAAATACCCAGATTTTGCAATATTTCCCTTATTTACTTGGCGAGTACCCCACCTGGCAGCAGAATTATTAACTCCACAAGAGTTAGAGTATGGTATTCATGCTGGAGATGCCGAAACCAGTATCATGCTATCTTTACTGCCAGAACAAGTAAAAATGGAACGAGCAGTTAAAGAATACCCTGCCGAACTACCAGAAACAAGTTTATTAAGCATGGAAGGAAAATTACCTTTTGCTTGGTTAACTAAAGAATTAACGAAAAGTGGTGTGATGGGAGATGCGACAGTAGCGAGTCAAGCCAAAGGCGATCGCATTTTGGCTTCGGTTGCTCAGGGTTGGGTTAAAGTAATTCAAGATATTTATACATTTCGTCAACCAAATATCTCAAGTTAA
- a CDS encoding helix-turn-helix domain-containing protein, with protein MKQDNTNIQIEQQKKLKKIGAELQAIRLERGVSLETISSQTLISIRILKAIESGDVQELPEPIYIQALVKKFAATIHAEIDLDLTTIPTSPKRGVFAPPKSVVKRKSFWGRSLFPFQLRSTHLYLLYIAVIGASLGIITGLVERPTIVQNTQVKELIPNSSSVAIENTNQNNQSLSISKVVSESDKSVVVDITLKDRCWLKVMVDGEIDFEGILPKGTHRTWVGNEQITLRAGNAGGVVVTFNDGQKKILGQPGQVQEVTYKNREI; from the coding sequence ATGAAGCAAGATAACACAAATATTCAGATAGAGCAACAAAAAAAGCTAAAAAAAATTGGAGCCGAATTACAAGCAATTCGACTCGAACGAGGAGTATCTTTGGAAACAATTTCATCTCAAACTCTAATCTCAATTCGTATATTAAAAGCGATTGAGTCTGGCGATGTTCAAGAATTACCAGAACCTATTTATATTCAAGCTTTGGTTAAAAAATTTGCTGCCACGATTCATGCTGAAATAGATCTTGATCTAACGACGATTCCGACTTCGCCAAAGCGTGGAGTGTTTGCTCCTCCTAAGTCCGTTGTCAAGCGTAAATCCTTCTGGGGAAGGTCTTTGTTTCCTTTTCAGTTACGTTCGACGCATTTATATTTACTCTACATTGCGGTCATAGGAGCATCTTTAGGTATTATTACTGGATTAGTTGAACGTCCTACTATTGTTCAAAATACTCAAGTAAAAGAACTTATTCCGAATAGTTCTTCTGTCGCGATTGAAAATACTAACCAAAATAATCAATCTCTATCTATTTCTAAAGTAGTTTCTGAGTCAGACAAATCGGTCGTAGTAGATATTACATTAAAAGATCGCTGCTGGTTAAAAGTAATGGTAGATGGCGAAATCGATTTTGAAGGTATTTTACCCAAAGGAACTCATCGTACTTGGGTAGGTAACGAACAAATCACTCTTCGGGCAGGTAATGCAGGGGGAGTAGTGGTTACTTTTAATGACGGACAGAAAAAAATCTTAGGACAGCCTGGGCAAGTACAAGAAGTAACTTATAAAAATAGGGAAATTTAA
- a CDS encoding pseudouridine synthase — MTERVQKILSQWGIASRRQAEKMILAGRVSLNGKVVKLGDKVNLKVDRLEVDGRKIKPVNRPDLVYLLLNKPAGVVSTCNDPQNRTTVLDLLPATLKEGQGIYPVGRLDLNSSGALLLTNDGDLTLTLTHPRYHLPKTYLVWIDGHPTDAELNLWRRGIYLSGRKTLPAQVRVVKQNAENTLLEIILTEGRNRQIRRIAEQLGYQVLKLHRTAIGEISLQLPKQPMLLPGNYRYLQKKEVAFLKKTIDSNSNNLAALKQERSS; from the coding sequence ATGGGGAATTGCTTCTCGTCGTCAAGCAGAGAAAATGATTTTAGCTGGACGAGTTAGTCTTAACGGTAAAGTAGTCAAACTGGGGGACAAAGTAAATTTAAAAGTAGATCGATTAGAAGTAGATGGTCGCAAAATTAAACCTGTTAATCGTCCTGACTTAGTTTACCTATTGTTAAATAAACCTGCTGGAGTTGTTTCAACTTGTAATGACCCGCAAAATAGAACTACCGTTCTCGATCTACTACCTGCTACACTAAAAGAAGGACAGGGAATATACCCAGTTGGAAGACTCGATCTTAACTCCTCTGGTGCTTTACTGTTAACTAATGATGGCGATTTAACTCTTACCCTCACACATCCACGTTATCACCTGCCAAAAACTTACTTAGTTTGGATTGATGGACATCCTACTGACGCCGAATTAAATCTTTGGCGCAGAGGTATCTATCTATCTGGCAGGAAGACTTTGCCTGCTCAAGTTAGAGTAGTCAAGCAAAACGCCGAAAACACCTTGCTCGAGATTATTCTCACTGAAGGTCGCAATCGTCAAATACGCAGAATTGCAGAGCAATTAGGATATCAAGTGCTTAAACTGCATCGAACAGCTATTGGAGAGATCAGCTTACAGCTTCCTAAACAACCTATGCTATTGCCAGGTAATTATCGATATCTGCAAAAAAAAGAAGTTGCCTTTCTCAAAAAAACAATTGATTCCAACTCTAACAATTTAGCTGCACTAAAGCAGGAGCGCAGTTCATGA